The DNA window tctcctctctgcccCTAGGACACAGGTATCTGAGGCTGTTGGGAGAGAGGTGTTTGGAGCAGCAGTCATGGATCGCTGCCACCACATTCTTGAGATACCCCCGTGGTCTCAAGAACATTTTGGGAGGGAATCAGGCATCATCAAAGTCATAAGAAAGGAGAGAACTGAGTCACCGCCCTCCAGAATATATCTTCAGTCTTCAGTAGCCCTTCCTCTGCCTCCGCGTGAGAGCCAACGCCCAGACTCCTGCTAGGGGCAGGGAGAAGGGCCACTGCTGATTGCAGTAGCTCTCGGTTGGGGATGAGAGGGTTGCAGTGGCTCCTGGTTGAGGATAAGGCTGTCTTGGAGCAAGCCGACACCATTACAGAACTGGGGGCAGGCTGCTCCTGAAGGTAAAATGTCTTTATTGGGAGGGTCTTAGCAGTTCTCATTTTCCTGTTCTGTTTGTAACATTAGATACACACCCACCTTCTACAACTCAGAAGCCCATCGCAAGGAAGTGCTATAAATGCCAGGGGCACTTCTTGGGGTATCTTTCCCAAATCCAATGTggacacacacaccacacacacacacacacacacacacacaaacacaccacacacaccatACATCCCATACAcagacaccacacacacacacacacacacacacacacacacaatgttccCCAGACTGTCCCAACTTGGCTATAGTTTTATCAGTAGGAGATTGTGGCTCTCTTTAGAATAAGCACACTGGCAGCTTTAGGTTTCTGGGATTAGAAGGCCTGGCTCTGCCCACCCCCCTCTTTTGCTTTTCTGggagctttgaaggaaaggaaTGGATGGGACCGGCCATGTACACTTGACCATGGGAAATGCCAAGGACTCAGACCCATACAGCTGTGTTGATGTCAAAGCCAGAGGGTGGGGACTCCAGGGCCTTGGGGCAGCTTGAAGAAGGCCTCTCTCCCTGTCCATTGCCCCCActgctggggaaggggaaggggaaataccCAGCTCCCTTGAAATAGCtccttttcttgactttcttgGAGCGTCCGGCTGGGGGCTCAGTGGCTGTCGGGGTCATCCAGCCTGGCTTCTCCTTGAGTAGTCGATCTCGATCCGGCCTGACGCTACGCAGAAATTTCCTGAAGATGTTGGCGGTCAGGGTGAACCTTCGGCCCAGATCACGGTGCCGGCTTCCGGGCCCTGGCACCTCACCCACCCCACTgacctcccctttctccccacccttctTCTCTAGTTCTGGTAAGTCCAGCCAGTTGCCCACCAGATCTGCGAAGACATTGTCGCCCAAGACCAGCGGCTGTCGGTTGCGGCCTCGAGACATCAGGGTGGAGGTCCAGTCGTCTGGCTCAGCCCGCTCTGTCCTCTGCTGAACAAAGCCTCGGCTCTCCGACTCCCAAGTCCTAGGAGGAGGGTCTAGGTTTTCGCCATGGACACTCCTATGGGAGGAAAGCCTGGTGCTGCCACCGCCGCTTAGAGAAGCATGGCTAGAGGGAGAGCTGGCCCTGGGCCTGGCCGAGCCCCTGCTGCCTGCCCACCTGCAGGGCTCTGCTGGAGTTCTGGGGCCTTGCAGGAAGCTGGGGGCGGGGCCTAGACCAGACAGTGGCGTTTGCCCATCACCCCCAGAGATCTCGAGCTGCTCCAGGGCCGTCTGCACCTGTAGGAGCTTCAGCTCTTGCAGGGCTCCCATCATGCAGTTCATCTGGTCATGAAGCCCATCCCCAACCTCTTTCATGGATACCTATGAaggaagaagacagaaggaaCTGGAGGGTCACTGCCAAGAACGTGACGGTCTTACCTAGTATGACCCTGAAACGCAGCCAACAGGCCCCCCAGAgtcatctcttcccttcctttccttcttgctctcctccctccctccttccctccctctctctctccctctctctgtctctctctctctccctctgactgtctctttctctgtctctgtctctctctctctccctctgtctgtctgtctctccccccctctctttctctctctccctgtctctatctctccctctccctgtctctgtctgtctctttctccacctcccctttccttcctgacAATTGCTCGGAGGAGGGAGAATCTCCACACTGAAATGTGGCTGAGAGAGGTTGTGTTGAGCACCTGAGTGTTTCTGGcctcatcctttccctccctccttcactacagcttctcctttcttcccctaagAGTGTccctgagccaagatggcagcagggcacaatggaaagaagagTGGGTTTGGAATTGGAGAATCTGGGAGCAActtctgtaa is part of the Dromiciops gliroides isolate mDroGli1 chromosome 4, mDroGli1.pri, whole genome shotgun sequence genome and encodes:
- the INKA2 gene encoding PAK4-inhibitor INKA2 produces the protein MESEDMDSYLRRLKQELVSMKEVGDGLHDQMNCMMGALQELKLLQVQTALEQLEISGGDGQTPLSGLGPAPSFLQGPRTPAEPCRWAGSRGSARPRASSPSSHASLSGGGSTRLSSHRSVHGENLDPPPRTWESESRGFVQQRTERAEPDDWTSTLMSRGRNRQPLVLGDNVFADLVGNWLDLPELEKKGGEKGEVSGVGEVPGPGSRHRDLGRRFTLTANIFRKFLRSVRPDRDRLLKEKPGWMTPTATEPPAGRSKKVKKRSYFKGAGYFPFPFPSSGGNGQGERPSSSCPKALESPPSGFDINTAVWV